Proteins co-encoded in one Methylomonas albis genomic window:
- a CDS encoding response regulator, translated as MTNQAEFKRDLTIKTKLVLIMLATSVLALMLAGAGFIAQEHMRVKEDMGRDLSSLARIIANRSTVALSFNDSSVANATLAALSVKDSVVSACIYDSANQLFALYEHGLACPPQHPDPLAMDQPQFDDAYCTVNETIALGGRTLGRVWIASSLAELDSLWRDFLVGATGIVLLSGLFALLLASSLQQVVSGPLVRLKRTVETINSQKNYTLRAVQESNDELGALIQAFNTMISTIETRDSELLALNRQLADNETQLAGINESLEEHVAARTRELAESNAKLAHNSVMLATVLDSMSQGLIAFDSNLKLLVWNKKLSEVRGYPESMLEVGRDHADFMQFDLTDTQLRFRNPDAELRQLLEEIRHFLPHNFTRHRLDNRVIEISGGPIADGGFVSTYEDVTLRKQAEVALKEARDAAQAATQTKSQFLANMSHEIRTPMNGVLGMLHLALQTELTASQRNYLSKAHNSARTLLGILNDILDFSKIEAGKLLLEETEFRFDSVVDQLADMIGYQAGLKGIEFLIRHDPQIPPVLVGDSLRFGQVLTNLCGNALKFTEAGELELAFHCVAKGDNTIDLQISVRDTGIGMSKGDQQKLFQEFTQADQGTSRRFGGTGLGLAISKTLVEMMRGRIWIEQSQPGQGTTFCFTARLGVATATLLHQEALEQSIGQLLADVRVLVVDDNDASREIISDMLRPFQLQVSCAASAASALSVLRDMPVEQPFDVVLMDWKMPGMNGDEAIRLIRADTRLQPQPKIIMVTAYGSEDVMRLAGRAGIDGFLIKPVSPSSLLDAILSALDRGRVLGVVDKFKQLGGADITGSKQLQGIRVLLVEDNEINREFACELLRSHDIQVDEAVNGAEAVSMVRQHHYDAVLMDIQMPVLDGLQATGQIRALAQSAGDQRYASMPIIAMTAHAMARDVEKSLEAGMNDHITKPIDPDRLFKALATWIPISADENRGNDVARTYDLADYPKDLQTLTCLDIVQGIRRIGGSPEAYRKQLYRFREHYPDVVAQIRGLINAGELKRAEERCHALKGVSGNLGAVDLFEAAAGIDIVLKQNQIPPAEHLQRMDGFLRKLIAEIQTLQTLADSQGSGPEQAVAPLADADIAADLTKLSQLLENDLGAAEAMLEQLRRTMAGHEHLCLLEDVAKKIDRFAIDEALKQLSELLQKF; from the coding sequence ATGACAAACCAGGCTGAATTTAAACGCGATCTGACTATTAAAACCAAACTGGTGCTGATCATGTTGGCAACTAGCGTACTGGCGCTGATGTTGGCTGGTGCCGGTTTTATTGCCCAGGAACACATGCGGGTGAAAGAGGATATGGGCCGGGATTTGAGTTCTCTGGCACGCATCATCGCCAACCGCAGTACCGTGGCCTTATCCTTTAACGACAGCAGTGTCGCCAATGCGACTTTGGCCGCCTTAAGCGTCAAGGATAGCGTGGTATCGGCGTGTATTTACGACAGCGCCAATCAGTTGTTTGCGCTTTACGAACACGGCCTGGCTTGTCCGCCGCAACATCCCGATCCGCTGGCAATGGATCAGCCGCAATTCGACGACGCTTACTGCACCGTCAACGAAACGATAGCGTTGGGCGGCCGGACCTTGGGAAGGGTGTGGATAGCTTCCAGTTTGGCTGAGTTGGATTCGCTGTGGCGAGACTTTTTAGTCGGCGCGACGGGTATCGTATTGTTGTCAGGTTTGTTTGCCTTATTACTGGCTTCCAGTTTGCAGCAAGTGGTATCCGGCCCGCTGGTAAGGCTGAAAAGGACGGTCGAGACTATTAACAGTCAAAAGAATTACACCCTGCGTGCGGTGCAAGAGAGCAATGACGAATTAGGCGCGCTGATTCAAGCCTTCAACACCATGATAAGCACTATCGAAACCCGCGATAGCGAGTTATTGGCTTTGAATCGGCAGCTAGCCGACAACGAGACCCAATTGGCCGGCATCAACGAAAGTCTGGAAGAACACGTGGCGGCCAGAACTAGGGAATTGGCGGAAAGTAACGCCAAGTTGGCGCATAACAGCGTGATGCTGGCAACGGTGTTGGATAGCATGTCGCAAGGTTTGATTGCCTTCGACAGCAATTTAAAATTATTGGTTTGGAATAAAAAGCTCAGCGAGGTGCGTGGCTATCCGGAAAGTATGTTGGAAGTGGGTAGGGACCATGCCGATTTTATGCAGTTCGACTTGACGGATACGCAGCTGCGTTTCCGAAATCCCGATGCCGAACTCAGGCAGTTGCTGGAGGAAATAAGACATTTTCTGCCGCACAATTTTACTCGGCACAGACTAGACAACCGGGTCATAGAGATCAGCGGTGGGCCGATAGCCGATGGCGGTTTCGTCAGCACCTACGAAGATGTCACCTTACGCAAACAAGCCGAGGTGGCGTTAAAAGAGGCCAGAGATGCCGCTCAGGCTGCGACCCAGACCAAAAGCCAGTTCCTGGCGAATATGTCGCACGAGATCCGCACGCCGATGAATGGTGTGCTGGGCATGTTGCATTTGGCTTTGCAGACCGAATTGACGGCATCACAACGCAATTATTTGTCAAAAGCCCACAATTCCGCGCGTACCTTGCTGGGGATTCTTAACGATATTCTGGATTTTTCCAAAATAGAGGCCGGTAAATTATTGTTGGAAGAAACCGAATTTCGCTTCGATAGCGTGGTGGACCAATTGGCCGATATGATCGGTTACCAAGCCGGTCTGAAAGGCATCGAATTTCTGATCCGTCACGATCCGCAAATTCCGCCGGTATTGGTGGGCGATTCGCTGCGTTTCGGCCAGGTGTTGACCAATCTGTGCGGTAACGCGCTTAAATTTACCGAGGCCGGCGAATTGGAGCTGGCTTTCCATTGTGTCGCCAAGGGCGATAACACTATCGATTTGCAGATTTCGGTGCGAGATACCGGCATCGGCATGTCCAAAGGCGATCAACAAAAACTATTTCAAGAGTTTACCCAAGCCGATCAGGGCACCAGTCGGCGTTTTGGAGGCACCGGTTTGGGATTGGCCATCAGTAAAACCCTGGTGGAAATGATGCGGGGCCGGATTTGGATCGAGCAATCGCAGCCGGGCCAGGGCACAACCTTCTGCTTTACCGCACGTTTGGGCGTTGCCACGGCTACTTTGTTGCATCAAGAAGCGCTGGAACAGAGCATAGGCCAGTTACTCGCCGACGTGCGAGTGTTGGTGGTGGATGACAACGATGCTTCCCGGGAAATCATCAGCGATATGCTGCGGCCGTTTCAGTTGCAGGTAAGTTGTGCTGCAAGTGCCGCATCCGCGCTGAGTGTTTTGCGGGATATGCCGGTGGAGCAGCCCTTCGATGTAGTGTTGATGGACTGGAAAATGCCGGGTATGAACGGCGATGAAGCGATTAGACTGATTCGCGCCGACACCCGCTTGCAGCCGCAACCCAAGATCATCATGGTGACGGCGTATGGTAGCGAAGATGTGATGCGCTTGGCCGGCCGGGCCGGTATCGACGGTTTTTTGATCAAGCCGGTATCGCCGTCTTCGTTACTGGATGCCATTCTATCCGCGCTGGATCGCGGACGGGTCCTGGGTGTGGTGGATAAATTTAAACAGTTGGGCGGTGCGGACATTACCGGCAGCAAACAGCTGCAAGGTATCCGAGTATTGTTGGTAGAGGATAATGAAATCAACCGCGAGTTTGCCTGCGAATTATTGCGCAGTCACGATATTCAGGTGGACGAAGCGGTTAACGGCGCGGAAGCGGTGAGCATGGTTAGGCAACATCATTACGACGCGGTATTGATGGACATTCAAATGCCCGTGCTCGACGGTTTGCAGGCCACCGGCCAGATTCGGGCCTTGGCGCAATCGGCGGGCGATCAACGCTATGCCTCTATGCCCATCATCGCGATGACCGCCCATGCCATGGCCCGCGATGTTGAAAAAAGCCTGGAGGCGGGTATGAACGATCACATTACCAAACCGATCGATCCCGACCGGTTGTTCAAAGCCTTGGCGACCTGGATTCCGATTAGCGCGGATGAAAACCGGGGAAACGACGTGGCGCGGACTTATGATCTCGCTGATTATCCTAAAGATTTACAAACTTTGACCTGCCTGGATATTGTGCAAGGTATACGCCGCATCGGCGGCAGTCCGGAGGCTTACCGCAAGCAGTTATATCGTTTTCGAGAACATTATCCGGATGTCGTCGCGCAGATTCGCGGCTTGATCAATGCCGGTGAACTGAAACGAGCCGAAGAGCGTTGCCATGCCCTGAAAGGTGTGAGTGGCAATCTGGGGGCGGTGGATTTATTCGAAGCTGCCGCCGGTATCGATATTGTGCTTAAGCAAAATCAAATACCGCCCGCTGAACACTTGCAGCGCATGGATGGGTTTTTGCGTAAATTAATCGCGGAAATTCAGACTTTGCAAACACTGGCGGACAGCCAAGGTTCCGGCCCGGAACAGGCTGTGGCACCGCTTGCCGACGCCGATATAGCGGCGGATTTAACCAAGTTGTCGCAATTGCTGGAAAACGATCTGGGCGCCGCCGAAGCGATGTTGGAGCAATTACGCAGAACGATGGCCGGGCATGAACATCTGTGCTTATTAGAAGACGTTGCTAAAAAAATCGACCGTTTCGCCATCGACGAAGCCCTAAAACAACTATCTGAGTTGCTGCAAAAGTTTTAA
- a CDS encoding response regulator: MNDICVSNEKPRILIVDDVHENLHTLLNILRQDYAVMAATSGEKALEIARRTPAPDLILLDIHMPEMDGYQVLGHLRSDPSTVEIPVIFVTAAGDIGDDTKGLELGADDYLLKPVMPEMLLTRVRLHLELAAYRKRYGRL; this comes from the coding sequence ATGAACGATATATGTGTTTCAAACGAAAAACCGAGAATTCTGATTGTTGACGATGTGCATGAAAACCTGCATACCTTGCTGAATATTTTGCGGCAGGATTATGCGGTGATGGCGGCTACTTCCGGTGAAAAGGCCCTGGAAATAGCGCGGCGCACACCTGCTCCTGATTTGATTTTGCTGGATATACACATGCCGGAAATGGACGGTTATCAAGTGCTGGGCCACTTACGTAGTGATCCATCAACTGTTGAGATCCCGGTGATTTTTGTCACTGCGGCTGGCGACATTGGTGACGACACCAAAGGACTGGAATTGGGCGCAGACGATTATTTACTTAAGCCTGTGATGCCTGAGATGCTTTTGACGCGGGTTAGGCTCCATTTGGAGTTGGCGGCCTATCGGAAACGCTACGGCAGACTATAA
- a CDS encoding two-component system response regulator produces the protein MNKDEPLALNSRPTILVVDDLPENIHGLLEVLKDDYGIRVATDGMRAVELAQGLTPPDLVLLDVKMPGMDGYEVCRRLKSDSRSAGIPVLFVTVVDASIEKVRGFSMGAADFITKPFDIDEVRARVKTHLELSRLRRALEGRVKRLNEYRHATDVSNIVFRTDPQGLITFVNDAFVQTYGYSREEVLGKTSRVIKDPHAGPGLHRELWNTILSGAIWRGTYSNLTKSGEVIYINNTIVPILNADSSIREFISTSVNVTHLIRQEELIREQTTDALTGLPNRVKLMQDLANAEQPMLGMINIDQFKAINDFYGLYNGDKVLLEIGECLQKMGGADAQAYRIGGDLFALFSQNGCDLSSFEQLIDRIIRFLELEAIDCGEDQINIRVTAGICSGTDNPYTHAALALERARIEHRDYLIYADQMQIKSHYKDNIHWSQKIRSALADRRIVPYYQPIVDNRSGEIVKYEALMRMIDEDGNVIPPSFLGVAKRTRQYTALTRTMIEQVLQVLPDSVGEMSINLTVEDIIDADTVSFIADHLSRPGVGSRIILEITESEGIESYEEVLEFVERMKGYGCHFAIDDFGSGYSNFAHLLRLKIDYLKIDGSIIMNIIDNPDSEVIARVIVDAARRLGMRTVAEFVGSAEIQAKVVALGIDFSQGFYLGKPAPRPHAIPGND, from the coding sequence ATGAACAAAGACGAACCCCTAGCGCTCAATTCCCGACCGACTATTTTAGTGGTAGATGATCTTCCCGAAAATATCCACGGTTTACTCGAAGTACTAAAGGATGATTACGGCATTAGGGTTGCGACGGATGGCATGCGCGCGGTTGAGTTGGCGCAAGGCCTGACGCCACCGGATTTGGTGTTGCTGGATGTCAAAATGCCCGGTATGGATGGTTATGAGGTTTGCCGGCGGCTTAAGAGCGATTCTAGAAGTGCCGGCATACCCGTGCTGTTCGTGACGGTAGTCGATGCGTCCATCGAAAAAGTTCGCGGTTTTTCCATGGGCGCCGCCGATTTTATTACCAAGCCGTTCGATATCGACGAAGTACGGGCCAGGGTCAAAACGCATTTGGAACTTAGCCGCTTGCGCCGGGCCTTGGAAGGGCGGGTCAAACGCCTGAATGAATACCGGCATGCCACGGATGTGTCTAATATCGTGTTCCGAACCGATCCCCAAGGCTTGATCACTTTTGTAAACGATGCCTTCGTCCAAACCTATGGCTACTCGCGCGAGGAAGTGCTCGGAAAAACCAGTCGAGTGATAAAAGATCCTCATGCGGGTCCCGGTTTGCATCGGGAGTTATGGAACACGATTCTAAGCGGCGCAATCTGGCGTGGCACTTACAGCAATCTGACCAAAAGCGGGGAGGTGATTTACATCAACAACACCATCGTGCCTATCCTGAACGCGGATAGTTCGATTCGAGAATTTATATCGACCAGCGTTAATGTGACCCATCTGATCAGGCAGGAAGAATTGATTCGGGAACAAACCACGGATGCATTAACCGGTTTGCCCAATCGAGTGAAATTGATGCAGGATCTAGCGAACGCCGAGCAACCGATGTTGGGCATGATCAATATCGATCAATTCAAAGCCATTAACGATTTTTACGGTTTATACAACGGCGATAAAGTCTTGTTGGAAATTGGCGAGTGTTTGCAAAAAATGGGCGGTGCCGATGCCCAAGCCTATCGCATCGGCGGCGATCTGTTTGCGCTGTTCTCGCAAAACGGCTGCGATCTCAGCAGTTTTGAGCAGCTGATAGACCGAATTATCAGGTTTTTGGAATTAGAAGCGATCGATTGCGGTGAAGACCAGATCAATATCCGGGTCACGGCCGGCATCTGTTCCGGTACTGACAATCCATATACTCACGCTGCGCTGGCTTTGGAGCGAGCCAGAATCGAACATCGGGATTATTTGATTTATGCCGATCAGATGCAGATCAAATCGCACTATAAGGACAATATCCACTGGAGCCAGAAGATTCGTAGTGCGTTGGCCGACCGCCGCATCGTGCCGTATTATCAACCCATCGTCGACAATCGTAGCGGCGAAATCGTCAAATACGAAGCCTTAATGCGGATGATAGACGAAGATGGCAATGTCATTCCGCCTAGCTTTCTCGGTGTCGCGAAACGTACCCGGCAATATACCGCCTTGACGCGGACTATGATCGAGCAAGTGCTGCAAGTGTTGCCCGACTCTGTGGGGGAGATGAGTATCAATCTGACGGTCGAGGATATTATCGATGCGGATACCGTGAGTTTCATCGCTGACCACTTATCTCGGCCCGGCGTTGGGTCGCGGATTATCTTGGAGATCACCGAATCAGAAGGCATCGAAAGCTACGAGGAGGTGCTCGAGTTTGTTGAGCGAATGAAAGGCTACGGTTGTCATTTTGCGATTGACGATTTCGGCAGCGGCTATTCCAACTTTGCGCATTTATTGCGTTTAAAAATCGATTACTTAAAAATCGACGGTTCCATCATCATGAATATTATCGACAATCCCGATTCTGAAGTGATTGCGCGTGTCATCGTCGATGCCGCGCGCCGTTTGGGCATGCGTACAGTCGCCGAGTTCGTGGGTAGTGCCGAGATTCAGGCCAAAGTTGTAGCCTTGGGTATCGACTTTTCCCAAGGCTTTTATTTAGGCAAACCAGCACCGCGACCGCATGCAATACCGGGCAATGACTAA
- a CDS encoding TonB-dependent receptor: MATICFSIPARADISAATIRGQVTLGSADSQAGAQIIVTSLERGFSTRTFSRTDGSYVLMALKPGRYQLKVLAADGQQNSQELTLQVGQTAVVDIALGSEERVADQASEGNSAELATYLTPEQMQRLPQVNRNFLNYADLAPGVNVVTDQNGSTRLQSGGQRPDSVNLFIDGVSQKNYVVRGGVAGQDSSRGNVFPESAVAEYKVISQNYKAEYDQVGGAAISVQTKSGGNTFHGETFYDHTNQDLRSVTPSEQLNGGKRDTEQAQFGVTLSGPIAKDVAHFFMAYERKLSDDYANVSAGDGSSLPAPYQAQLGSVNRPFTADLFFGKLDWALNDSHLIEISFKLRDETETLGIGGQNAESYALAKGNSEKRLDFKYQYSAEHWVNEARFTYEDANWRQLPATQSPGLLLSRLDGSLSGGNLTSRSVLNSGGATNYQDKGQSGPGFQDDLTFSGLDWHGSHVLKLGGKVKQIELGAVERDPYNPQFGLNLNNPAGNPYQVRWATPLAGIGDGSASTDVTQLGVYLQDDWNPNRHLSVNLGVRWDYEYNPGYLNYVTPGDVSGALRNWRNIHNTNAGYDIENYLSNGTNRAADSNNIAPRLGLAYDLFEDQRHVLFGGYAKAYDRNIYDVLQLERTKGSYPSYAVNFQGDPNDNCAAGVDCIAWNPAYLNYTPAQLSALTGASAGSSREINLMRNNLRTPYADQFNIGMRNRFGDWHTEISLSHVHSYNGLVGLLGGRNTDGSFYGAGSGFGGTFQAVPGFGQLILFDNGVQTKTNSVFVKAEKPYSKDSGWGMTFAYTFTDSEENKPQSFTDNSSYLFEHPNTHTAGWLDTAGVRKHKLVTTASVDLPWDLIFSTKLTLATPDTRSGINCTSGACRFDTFTPKGSDFIFPGQWWGYKQVDIALIKSFDTPHDTRMKLRLDVLNLFDFKNYAAFNSDFASPNLGTPLTVLAGPGMTVKLTARLEF; encoded by the coding sequence TTGGCAACAATTTGCTTCAGTATTCCGGCGCGCGCCGACATCAGTGCCGCGACGATTCGTGGTCAAGTCACGCTTGGAAGCGCGGACAGCCAGGCTGGCGCGCAAATAATCGTCACTAGCCTGGAGCGGGGATTTTCCACGCGTACCTTTTCCCGAACGGACGGCTCTTATGTACTGATGGCATTAAAACCCGGTCGGTACCAACTTAAGGTATTGGCTGCGGACGGGCAGCAGAACAGTCAAGAGCTGACGCTGCAAGTGGGGCAAACGGCCGTGGTGGACATTGCGTTAGGCTCTGAGGAGCGGGTTGCCGATCAGGCTAGCGAAGGCAATTCGGCGGAGTTAGCGACGTATTTAACCCCCGAGCAAATGCAACGTCTGCCGCAGGTCAACCGCAATTTTTTAAATTATGCCGATCTGGCACCCGGCGTGAATGTGGTTACCGACCAAAATGGCAGTACCCGTTTGCAAAGCGGTGGGCAGCGGCCGGATAGCGTCAATTTGTTTATCGATGGCGTCAGTCAGAAAAACTACGTGGTCAGGGGCGGGGTAGCCGGCCAGGATTCCAGTCGTGGCAATGTGTTTCCGGAATCGGCCGTCGCCGAATACAAGGTTATCAGCCAGAACTATAAGGCTGAGTACGATCAAGTCGGCGGTGCGGCAATTTCGGTGCAGACTAAATCCGGCGGCAATACCTTTCACGGCGAAACGTTTTACGATCATACCAATCAGGATTTGCGCAGCGTCACGCCTAGCGAGCAACTCAACGGCGGCAAGCGCGATACCGAGCAAGCCCAGTTCGGCGTCACCTTAAGCGGCCCTATTGCCAAGGATGTTGCGCATTTTTTCATGGCCTACGAACGTAAACTTAGCGACGATTACGCTAATGTCAGCGCCGGTGATGGCTCCAGCTTGCCCGCGCCGTATCAAGCGCAATTGGGCAGCGTGAACAGGCCGTTTACCGCAGATTTGTTTTTCGGTAAGTTGGATTGGGCGCTTAACGATAGTCACTTGATCGAAATCTCTTTCAAGTTGCGTGACGAAACCGAAACCTTGGGGATTGGCGGTCAAAACGCTGAATCGTATGCCTTGGCAAAGGGTAACAGTGAAAAACGTCTGGATTTTAAATATCAGTACAGCGCCGAACATTGGGTCAACGAAGCCCGGTTTACTTATGAAGATGCCAATTGGCGGCAACTACCGGCCACCCAAAGCCCCGGTTTGCTGCTGAGTCGCCTCGACGGCAGTTTGAGCGGTGGTAATCTGACTAGCCGTAGTGTGCTGAATAGCGGCGGGGCGACCAATTATCAGGACAAGGGCCAGAGTGGACCGGGGTTTCAAGACGATCTAACCTTCAGCGGCCTGGATTGGCATGGCAGCCATGTGCTGAAACTGGGCGGTAAAGTTAAACAAATAGAACTTGGTGCGGTGGAACGCGACCCGTACAACCCGCAGTTCGGCTTAAATTTAAACAATCCTGCCGGCAATCCCTACCAAGTGCGCTGGGCAACGCCATTGGCGGGAATCGGAGACGGTTCGGCCAGCACGGACGTGACGCAATTGGGCGTGTATCTGCAAGACGATTGGAATCCTAATCGGCATCTGAGTGTGAACCTTGGCGTGCGCTGGGATTATGAATATAACCCCGGCTATCTGAATTACGTCACCCCAGGCGATGTTAGCGGCGCGCTACGCAACTGGCGTAACATTCACAACACCAACGCCGGTTACGACATCGAAAATTATCTTAGCAATGGCACCAACCGCGCGGCGGACAGCAATAATATTGCGCCCAGATTAGGTTTGGCATACGACCTTTTCGAAGATCAGCGGCATGTGCTGTTCGGCGGCTACGCCAAAGCCTATGACCGCAATATTTACGATGTGCTGCAACTGGAACGGACCAAGGGCAGTTACCCCAGCTACGCAGTCAATTTCCAGGGCGACCCCAATGACAACTGCGCTGCGGGTGTCGATTGCATTGCCTGGAACCCCGCGTATTTGAATTATACGCCGGCTCAATTGTCGGCGCTGACCGGTGCCAGTGCCGGTAGTAGCCGGGAAATTAATCTGATGCGTAATAATCTACGGACGCCGTACGCAGACCAGTTCAATATCGGCATGCGTAATCGTTTCGGCGATTGGCATACCGAGATCAGTTTGTCGCATGTGCACAGTTACAATGGCTTGGTCGGTTTGCTGGGTGGTCGCAACACAGACGGCAGTTTTTACGGGGCCGGCTCGGGGTTCGGCGGCACTTTTCAGGCCGTGCCTGGCTTTGGGCAATTAATTTTGTTCGATAACGGCGTACAGACCAAGACCAATTCGGTATTTGTTAAGGCCGAAAAGCCGTACAGCAAGGACAGCGGCTGGGGGATGACGTTTGCTTATACTTTTACCGATTCCGAAGAAAACAAACCGCAGTCCTTCACCGACAACAGCAGCTATTTGTTTGAGCATCCCAACACCCATACCGCCGGATGGCTGGATACTGCCGGGGTTAGAAAACACAAACTGGTGACTACCGCCAGCGTCGATTTGCCGTGGGATTTGATTTTTTCCACCAAATTGACACTGGCTACGCCTGACACCCGCTCCGGCATTAACTGTACAAGTGGTGCGTGCCGCTTCGATACCTTTACGCCCAAAGGTAGCGATTTTATTTTTCCGGGGCAGTGGTGGGGGTATAAACAAGTCGATATCGCACTGATAAAAAGCTTTGACACGCCGCACGATACCCGGATGAAGCTGCGCCTGGATGTATTGAATTTATTCGATTTTAAAAATTATGCGGCGTTTAACAGCGACTTTGCCTCGCCGAATTTGGGCACGCCGCTTACCGTGCTGGCCGGGCCGGGTATGACGGTGAAATTGACCGCACGCCTGGAGTTTTAA
- a CDS encoding PA0069 family radical SAM protein has protein sequence MSKPLIYKGRASISNAAGRFEKLSKAAEDDGWGSLDAELPPLATDVIMDSSKSVITYNDSPDIPFDRSINPYRGCEHACIYCFARPTHAYLGYSAGLDFESKILVKPEAARLLREELAKRSYRCAPLALGTNTDPYQPLERQQRIMRQILEVLSETLHPVSIVTKSALIERDIDILAQMAGQGLAAVYLSITTLDRTLARALEPRAAAPQRRLEAVARLRAAGIPVGVLVAPLIPVLTDYELESIVSATHKAGAQSVQYILLRLPLETADLFAEWLQQHYPLKAEHVMNRVRDSRGGKAYDAAFHQRQRGSGGYADLIAQRFKLIARKLELTGSLPALRSDLFRPPNLGGQMSFGFFD, from the coding sequence ATGTCCAAACCCCTGATCTACAAAGGCCGTGCCAGCATCAGTAATGCAGCAGGCCGCTTTGAAAAGCTGAGCAAGGCAGCTGAAGACGACGGCTGGGGCAGTTTGGATGCCGAGCTGCCGCCCTTGGCGACCGACGTCATCATGGATAGCAGTAAGTCGGTCATTACCTATAACGATTCGCCCGATATCCCGTTTGATAGGTCGATCAATCCCTATCGTGGCTGTGAGCATGCCTGCATTTATTGCTTTGCCCGGCCGACCCATGCTTACTTGGGTTATTCCGCCGGTCTGGATTTTGAGAGCAAAATTTTGGTCAAGCCTGAGGCCGCGCGCCTGTTGCGCGAAGAGTTGGCCAAACGCAGTTATCGCTGCGCGCCGCTAGCCTTGGGCACCAATACAGACCCTTACCAACCGCTGGAACGGCAACAGCGCATCATGCGGCAGATTTTGGAAGTGTTATCCGAGACCCTGCATCCGGTGAGCATCGTCACTAAGTCGGCATTGATCGAACGCGATATTGATATTCTGGCGCAGATGGCCGGGCAGGGGTTGGCTGCGGTTTATCTTTCGATTACCACGCTGGACAGAACGCTGGCGCGTGCTCTGGAGCCGCGCGCCGCCGCCCCGCAACGCCGCTTGGAGGCGGTTGCTCGCTTGCGGGCAGCCGGAATTCCGGTTGGCGTGTTGGTGGCGCCACTGATTCCGGTGCTGACCGATTACGAACTGGAAAGCATTGTCAGTGCAACTCATAAGGCCGGCGCGCAAAGCGTGCAATACATCCTGTTGCGCCTGCCCTTGGAAACGGCGGATCTATTTGCAGAATGGCTGCAACAACACTACCCGCTAAAAGCCGAGCATGTGATGAATCGGGTCCGCGATAGCCGTGGCGGCAAAGCTTATGATGCGGCATTTCATCAACGCCAGCGTGGCAGCGGCGGTTATGCCGATTTGATTGCGCAGCGCTTCAAGTTGATTGCCAGAAAGCTGGAACTAACCGGTTCGCTGCCGGCGTTGCGTAGCGATTTGTTTCGCCCGCCAAACTTAGGCGGACAAATGAGTTTCGGTTTTTTTGATT
- a CDS encoding YfiR family protein — MRGKLVGLAVFLWVLLSSLSLEAIADDALNAKTKANYVFNFTKFVEWPALMNDTLHVCIVGAEPIVNLLSDLASRDTKGHLLQIWSGIDDPQVCQILYIDKDAPELQALTRQVRGNQILTVSDADGFAGKGGCIGFYAENGQIKLEINPDAVRNAQLKINALLMEIARIVR; from the coding sequence ATGCGGGGAAAATTAGTGGGCTTGGCTGTGTTTTTATGGGTATTGCTGAGCAGTCTCAGCCTGGAAGCAATTGCCGACGATGCACTCAACGCCAAAACCAAGGCCAACTATGTGTTCAATTTCACCAAGTTCGTGGAATGGCCGGCGTTGATGAACGACACGCTGCATGTCTGTATTGTTGGTGCCGAGCCTATCGTCAACTTGCTTAGCGATTTGGCCAGCCGCGATACCAAGGGGCATTTATTGCAAATATGGTCGGGCATAGACGACCCGCAGGTTTGCCAGATTTTGTATATCGACAAAGATGCGCCGGAATTGCAGGCCTTGACGCGACAGGTGCGCGGTAATCAGATACTGACGGTTAGCGATGCCGATGGTTTTGCCGGCAAAGGCGGCTGCATCGGTTTCTACGCTGAAAACGGCCAAATTAAACTGGAAATCAATCCCGACGCGGTACGCAATGCGCAATTAAAAATCAACGCGTTGCTGATGGAAATCGCCCGTATCGTCCGTTAA